A genomic stretch from Deltaproteobacteria bacterium includes:
- a CDS encoding sigma-54-dependent Fis family transcriptional regulator — MTGRVLVVDDDASMCDMLVSDLGELGFAVSARTSAAAALEALAPGEFDAVVTDLNMPGMDGLELCGRIVAAQPEVPVIVITAFGSIETAVAAIRGGAYDFVTKPLEVDALALALGRAIQHRSLRDEVQRLRRAVEEARRFGALLGTSPAMRRLYDLLDRIVDSNASVLVTGETGTGKELVARALHDRGRRKAGPFVVVNCAALPEPLLESELFGHVRGAFTDAHATRKGLLLQASGGTLFLDEIGELPLALQPKLLRALQTRAVRPVGGNEEVPFDVRLIVATNRDLEAAVEEHRFREDLYFRVNVIPVEVPPLRARGGDVLLLAQHFIERYAAQAGKSVAGIAPECAERLLAYGWPGNVRELENCIERVIALTRHETIGVDDLPEKIRDFRRSHVLVASDDPSELPSLEEVERRYILRVVEAVGGSKTIAARVLGLGRKTLYRKLEEYKVGRSSRGS, encoded by the coding sequence GTGACGGGACGCGTGCTGGTCGTCGACGACGATGCGAGCATGTGTGACATGCTCGTCTCGGACCTCGGCGAGCTCGGCTTCGCGGTGAGCGCGCGGACGTCGGCGGCCGCGGCCCTCGAGGCGCTCGCCCCGGGAGAGTTCGACGCCGTGGTGACCGACCTGAACATGCCGGGCATGGACGGGCTCGAGCTGTGCGGGCGGATCGTCGCCGCGCAGCCCGAGGTGCCGGTGATCGTCATCACCGCGTTCGGGAGCATCGAGACCGCCGTGGCGGCGATCCGGGGCGGCGCGTACGACTTCGTGACCAAGCCGCTCGAGGTGGACGCCCTCGCGCTCGCGCTCGGCCGCGCGATCCAGCACCGCTCGCTCCGCGACGAGGTACAGCGGCTCCGCCGTGCGGTCGAAGAGGCCCGGCGTTTCGGGGCGCTGCTCGGCACCAGCCCGGCGATGCGACGGCTCTACGATCTGCTCGATCGGATCGTGGACTCCAACGCCTCCGTGTTGGTCACGGGCGAGACGGGTACCGGCAAGGAGCTCGTCGCCCGAGCCCTCCACGACCGCGGGCGGCGGAAGGCCGGTCCGTTCGTCGTCGTGAACTGCGCCGCGCTCCCCGAGCCGCTGCTGGAGAGCGAGCTCTTCGGTCACGTGCGCGGCGCCTTCACGGACGCTCACGCGACGCGCAAGGGGCTCCTCCTCCAGGCATCGGGCGGCACGTTGTTCCTCGACGAGATCGGCGAGCTCCCCCTGGCGCTCCAGCCGAAGCTCCTGCGCGCGCTCCAGACGCGCGCCGTACGGCCCGTCGGCGGAAACGAGGAAGTCCCCTTCGACGTGCGCCTGATCGTCGCCACGAATCGCGATCTGGAAGCGGCCGTGGAGGAGCATCGCTTCCGCGAAGACCTCTACTTCCGCGTCAATGTGATCCCGGTGGAGGTCCCGCCGCTGCGGGCGCGTGGCGGCGACGTGCTGCTGCTCGCCCAGCACTTCATCGAGCGCTACGCCGCACAGGCGGGCAAGAGCGTCGCGGGAATCGCTCCGGAATGCGCCGAACGGCTGCTCGCCTACGGCTGGCCCGGCAACGTGCGCGAGCTCGAGAACTGCATCGAGCGGGTGATCGCGCTGACCCGACACGAGACGATCGGCGTGGACGACCTGCCCGAGAAGATCCGGGACTTCCGGCGCTCGCACGTCCTCGTCGCGAGCGACGATCCCTCGGAGCTACCGTCGCTCGAGGAGGTGGAGCGCCGCTACATCCTGCGGGTGGTCGAAGCCGTCGGCGGGAGCAAGACGATCGCCGCCCGCGTGCTGGGTCTGGGCCGGAAGACGCTCTACCGGAAGCTCGAGGAGTACAAGGTGGGTCGCAGCTCGCGGGGGTCGTAG
- a CDS encoding HAMP domain-containing protein, with amino-acid sequence MKLARKLTLALLVGVVAVMAGYAYVQISREIVILDADLAKDVKFGRGAAAALEAIWATDGEARAREILGLIDRHGPDVVRLHWHSLEDLKAHPPATVSATDIQALKHRNVITLRQTTGGEWVRRIYVPMSIPGARPAVIEVVESLQAEHRYIDMNRRHIALATALVAAMCGFIAMGLGYWLVGRPMAQLRDRARAIGAGDLTGRVRVRQHDEIGDLAAELDVMSDRLAATRERLAAETEARIATLDQLRHTDRLTTVGRLAAGVAHELGTPLNLISNRAGKIVATEGAGGPAIEYARLIQEQAARMVVVIRQLLDFSRRHGPKLGLANLRTLTARTIDLLAPLAQKHRVTVELTAPDGEWFARVDQNQVQQALANVIMNGIQAMPHGGRLLVSIEACEALSPVDGPRGSTRPYLRIRIDDQGEGIAAADLPHIFEPFFTTKGVGEGTGLGLSVAHGIVSDHGGWIDVQSEVGKGTGVSIYLAAAEPGTVEAAS; translated from the coding sequence CGTCATGGCCGGGTACGCGTACGTGCAGATCAGCCGCGAGATCGTCATCCTGGACGCCGACCTCGCCAAGGATGTGAAGTTCGGCCGCGGGGCCGCCGCCGCGCTCGAGGCGATCTGGGCGACGGACGGCGAGGCGCGGGCGAGGGAGATCCTGGGGCTCATCGACCGTCACGGGCCGGACGTGGTCCGTCTGCACTGGCACTCGCTCGAGGACCTGAAGGCGCATCCGCCAGCCACGGTCTCCGCGACCGATATTCAGGCGCTCAAGCACCGCAACGTGATCACCCTGCGTCAGACGACGGGTGGCGAGTGGGTTCGCCGCATCTACGTGCCGATGTCGATTCCCGGAGCCCGGCCGGCCGTCATCGAAGTGGTCGAGTCCCTGCAGGCCGAGCACCGCTACATCGACATGAACCGGCGGCACATCGCGCTCGCCACCGCCCTCGTCGCCGCCATGTGCGGCTTCATCGCGATGGGGCTCGGCTACTGGCTCGTCGGCCGGCCGATGGCGCAGCTGCGGGACCGGGCGCGAGCCATCGGTGCCGGGGACCTCACGGGCCGGGTGCGGGTGCGACAACACGACGAGATCGGGGATCTCGCCGCGGAGCTCGACGTCATGAGCGACCGCCTCGCCGCGACCCGGGAGCGGCTGGCCGCCGAGACCGAGGCGCGCATCGCGACCCTGGACCAGCTTCGTCACACGGATCGCCTGACGACCGTCGGCCGGCTCGCGGCGGGCGTTGCGCACGAGCTCGGGACGCCGCTCAACCTGATCTCCAACCGGGCCGGCAAGATCGTCGCGACGGAGGGTGCCGGGGGGCCGGCGATCGAGTACGCGCGTCTCATCCAGGAGCAGGCCGCCCGCATGGTCGTCGTCATCCGCCAGCTCCTGGATTTCTCCCGGCGACATGGACCCAAGCTCGGCCTCGCCAACCTGCGCACGCTCACGGCCCGGACGATCGATCTGCTCGCGCCGCTCGCCCAGAAGCATCGCGTGACGGTCGAGCTCACGGCGCCGGACGGGGAGTGGTTCGCACGCGTCGATCAGAATCAGGTGCAGCAGGCGCTCGCCAACGTCATCATGAACGGCATCCAGGCGATGCCCCACGGCGGCCGCCTGCTGGTCTCGATCGAGGCCTGCGAGGCCCTCAGTCCGGTGGACGGACCCCGCGGCTCGACGCGTCCGTACCTCCGCATCCGCATCGACGATCAGGGCGAGGGCATCGCCGCAGCAGACCTGCCGCACATCTTCGAACCGTTCTTCACGACCAAGGGAGTCGGAGAAGGGACCGGGCTCGGGCTGTCCGTCGCACACGGGATCGTGTCCGATCACGGCGGCTGGATCGACGTCCAGAGCGAAGTGGGAAAGGGGACGGGTGTCTCGATCTACCTCGCCGCCGCCGAGCCGGGGACGGTGGAGGCCGCCTCGTGA